A single Mercenaria mercenaria strain notata chromosome 9, MADL_Memer_1, whole genome shotgun sequence DNA region contains:
- the LOC123546905 gene encoding transmembrane protein 127-like yields the protein MPSRSEGRESSSRRSRSRRSRSRHREHHRHRRTRLKRGEKNFAAAVCNMLAIVLICTSLAEPKWIKLHGGGCMVESEPLHHLGAYQFFFPGKFISQERDFTDDSITHVVYQFGPNIKDKMDNCVTFKAALLMKTVIAFCFLAIISSLAAFILDLTLPKNRPCKLLRVNAIPSIVTVILSVVINLFCYWLTTEVETLQKETKAHPGSKVIIDFDISFYLVTAGGGLSVIATAFNCLKRHPLHEDSQGESLLDDYEGMDILPPPVPEPPLLNLPPPPAYSP from the exons ATGCCTTCAAGAAGTGAAGGAAGAGAGTCCAGTTCTCGGAGAAGTAGATCCCGGCGAAGCAGAAGTCGGCACAGAGAACACCATCGCCACCGTCGAACTCGATTGAAACGCGGAGAGAAAAATTTCGCAGCTGCAGTTTGTAACATGCTTGCAATTGTCTTGATATGTACGTCATTAGCTGAACCAAAATGGATAAAGCTGCATGGAGGCGGATGTATGGTGGAGAGTGAGCCATTACATCATTTGGGAGCTTATCAATTCTTTTTCCCTGGAAAGTTTATATCTCAAGAGCGTGATTTCACAGACGACTCAATCACCCATGTTGTGTATCAGTTTggaccaaatatcaaagaca AAATGGACAACTGTGTCACATTCAAGGCTGCATTACTTATGAAGACAGTGATCGCATTTTGTTTCCTCGCCATTATATCAAGTCTGGCCGCCTTTATTCTCGATCTCACTTTACCCAAGAATAGGCCTTGCAAACTGCTGCGGGTAAATGCTATTCCAAGTATTGTTACTG TGATATTGAGTGTAGTGATAAACTTATTCTGCTATTGGCTGACAACAGAGGTTGAAACTCTTCAGAAAGAGACTAAAGCTCATCCAGGAAGCAAAGTGATCATAGACTTTGATATAAGTTTTTACCTTGTGACTGCAGGTGGCGGGCTTAGTGTAATTGCTACTGCATTCAACTGCTTGAAGCGCCACCCATTGCATGAGGATAGTCAGGGGGAGTCACTCTTAGATGACTATGAAGGAATGGATATATTACCTCCCCCTGTTCCTGAGCCACCACTGCTGAATCTCCCTCCACCTCCAGCTTATTCACCATAA
- the LOC123546903 gene encoding beta-1,3-galactosyltransferase 1-like: MTKIRQLNKCTRLIRDRMFKKVCSGKRLQLFLVTTTFMISTMFFVILSPARNQYDDVLYLTGNLQRKLVVQNGGKNEEIYGAYFQYSGNIPYRSDGFLGKKVLETINAPQSDPVEQNRIESQSEPYSIQYKNDFLKTIDVSEIPLNRSAFGENYTLSETRSDIYDFPFIIDGSDICQNTSHPFLVIMVLSVHTHIDTRSAIRNTWGRAANPGVWPKVGVLKQKVKLVFLFGKAKNELGNNIAREESKMYGDIVQADFVDSYFNLTYKTVMGIRWVAEFCKDAKYVLKADEDVFVHVHNLITFLSKREKKNHGVIFGHALIKSDVFREGRWAVSKHAFPLSVYPTYTCGNTYVIPGKMAAHIYYTAGLLPYLNIEDVFVTGIVRMFLNAELVDVMGFTHWFEKKPRPCEFKNQIRISATKVTDNMQNGIWEGLKTKEADCYKVIRVKHVNQNRPDSFARSKLIRDEHIFMNKTNGKFFVL, translated from the exons ATGACGAAAAT ACGACAGCTCAACAAATGCACTCGTTTGATCCGTGATAGAATGTTTAAGAAGGTATGCTCTGGCAAACGTCTCCAGCTATTCCTGGTTACAACAACCTTCATGATCTCGACAATGTTTTTCGTTATTTTGTCGCCTGCTCGAAATCAGTATGACGACGTATTATACCTAACCGGAAACTTGCAGCGGAAGTTAGTCGTTCAAAATGGCGGCAAAAACGAAGAAATCTATGGAGCTTACTTTCAATATTCGGGGAATATTCCTTATCGAAGCGACGGCTTTTTAGGAAAGAAGGTTTTAGAAACTATAAATGCACCTCAGAGTGATCCAGTGGAACAAAACAGAATCGAAAGTCAGTCAGAACCTTATTCCATACAATATAAAAACGATTTTCTAAAAACAATTGATGTGTCGGAAATCCCATTAAACAGATCTGCATTTGGTGAAAATTACACATTAAGTGAAACCAGATCGGACATTTACGATTTCCCTTTCATCATAGATGGTAGCGACATATGCCAAAACACATCTCATCCATTCCTTGTAATCATGGTATTGTCAGTACACACACACATTGATACGCGTTCAGCTATACGAAATACATGGGGCCGTGCTGCTAATCCTGGCGTTTGGCCGAAAGTCGGAGTATTGAAGCAAAAGGTTAAACTCGTTTTTTTGTTTGGCAAGGCGAAGAATGAATTAGGAAATAATATCGCCAGAGAAGAAAGTAAAATGTACGGTGATATCGTGCAAGCAGACTTTGTTGATTCCTATTTTAATCTTACTTACAAAACTGTAATGGGTATTCGGTGGGTAGCTGAATTCTGCAAAGATGCAAAGTATGTACTAAAAGCAGATGAAGACGTTTTTGTACACGTGCACaatctaattacttttttatccAAACGAGAAAAGAAAAATCACGGTGTCATCTTTGGTCATGCTCTCATAAAGTCGGATGTGTTCAGGGAAGGACGTTGGGCAGTGTCTAAGCACGCGTTTCCGCTCAGTGTTTACCCAACATACACTTGTGGCAACACATACGTCATTCCTGGTAAAATGGCTGCCCATATCTACTACACTGCCGGTTTGCTGCCATATTTGAATATTGAAGATGTGTTTGTTACCGGGATAGTGCGAATGTTCTTAAATGCCGAACTTGTTGACGTCATGGGATTCACTCACTGGTTTGAAAAGAAACCACGTCCCTGTGAGTTTAAAAATCAAATACGAATCTCTGCCACTAAAGTCACTGATAATATGCAGAATGGAATCTGGGAGGGACTAAAGACAAAAGAAGCCGACTGCTACAAAGTTATCCGAGTGAAACACGTGAATCAAAATCGTCCAGACAGCTTTGCAAGGTCAAAGCTTATTCGAGATGAACacatatttatgaataaaacaaatggAAAATTCTTTGTGTTGTAA
- the LOC123546904 gene encoding threonine synthase-like 2 codes for MKYGSTRGGVRDLTFEEALFTGYACDGGILLPQQIPSVPIETLKSWKDLSFVELAKKIVPYFISEEEIPAPDLNELLDKAYGTFSCPEIAPVASLKDDVTILELFHGKTWAFKDLALSCVGQFINYFCSRSKTHYTVIVGTSGDTGSAAIEAVRGLKWVDIIVLLPRGRTSYVQEKQMTTATDKNVHVFRVDGTSDDLDLIIKPVFLDEDFQKKYHLTSINSINWSRIMVQIVHYFYAYLKMCDDCGRPVEIAVPTGACGNVTSGCIAAKMGLPIRLVCAVTCNDIVSRTIASGDFSMAPDVTPTLAPAMDIQIPYNMERIWYIFSEGDTALVSGLMAQFEKNGSVKVPDELAKKISSVIVDTFVATDDDVKATMLKIWKDNSYQICPHTSTAVAYHLGQRKKNDMKTPRICIATASVAKFQEAVKAAGVPVQQDERVTALQNMDTKYEDMEKGEDWEKLLRKKIVEINA; via the exons ATGAAGTATGGAAGTACAAGGGGCGGTGTGAGGGATCTCACCTTCGAGGAGGCGCTATTTACTGGATATGCTTGTGACGGGGGTATACTGCTTCCACAACAAATACCTTCAGTGCCAATAGAGACCCTGAAGAGCTGGAAGGACCTTTCCTTTGTAGAACTAGCCAAAAAGATTGTTCCATACTTTATTTCGGAAGAAGAAATTCCAGCACCAGATTTGAATG AATTGCTGGATAAAGCCTATGGTACTTTTTCCTGCCCCGAAATTGCTCCGGTTGCTAGCCTCAAAGATGACGTCACCATACTTGAATTATTCCATGGTAAGACGTGGGCTTTTAAAGATTTGGCTCTTTCCTGTGTTGGACAGTTTATCAACTACTTTTGCTCGAGAAGTAAAACGCACTACACGGTTATTGTAG GAACATCCGGGGACACTGGTAGTGCTGCAATCGAGGCAGTCCGCGGACTAAAATGGGTAGACATTATTGTATTGTTGCCTCGTGGACGGACCTCATACGTACAGgagaaacaaatgaccactgcAACAGACAAAAACGTGCACGTGTTCAGAG TTGACGGTACGtctgatgaccttgaccttataatAAAACCAGTTTTCCTGGACGAGGACTTTCAAAAGAAGTACCACCTTACAAGTATTAATTCAATCAACTGGTCTCGAATAATGGTGCAAATTGTGCACTACTTTTATGCCTATCTGAAG ATGTGCGATGATTGTGGTCGTCCTGTAGAAATTGCTGTGCCAACGGGGGCATGCGGAAATGTTACAT CTGGTTGTATCGCAGCTAAAATGGGCCTTCCCATAAGACTTGTGTGTGCTGTCACGTGCAACGATATTGTGTCTCGTACCATTGCAAGTGGAGATTTTAGCATGGCTCCGGACGTAACACCAACTTTAGCACCAGCGATGGACATACAG ATACCTTATAACATGGAGCGTATATGGTATATCTTCAGTGAGGGGGATACAGCCCTCGTTTCGGGTTTGATGGCGCAGTTTGAAAAGAATGGTTCTGTCAAAGTTCCTGATGAGCTTGCGAAGAAA ATCTCGAGCGTTATTGTGGATACCTTCGTGGCAACAGACGATGACGTAAAGGCGACTATGTTAAAGATATGGAAGGACAACTCTTACCAAATATGTCCTCACACATCTACTGCTGTAGCATATCACCTTGGTCAAAG AAAAAAGAATGACATGAAAACCCCGCGTATCTGTATAGCGACAGCGTCTGTCGCTAAGTTTCAAGAAGCGGTAAAAGCAGCCGGTGTGCCGGTACAACAAGATGAGAGAGTTACCGCCCTTCAGAACATGGACACGAAATACGAAGATATGGAAAAGGGAGAAGATTGGGAAAAGCTACTGAGGAAAAAGATAGTTGAAATTAATGCTTAA